The Daucus carota subsp. sativus chromosome 7, DH1 v3.0, whole genome shotgun sequence genome window below encodes:
- the LOC108196509 gene encoding BTB/POZ domain-containing protein NPY5: MKFMKLGSKPDLFQTEGDNIRYVASELATDVVVNVGDIKFYLHKFPLLSKSAKLQQLVSMASDEISDEIMIHDIPGGPAAFEVCAKFCYGMTVTLNPYNVVAARCAAEYLGMYETLEKGNLVYKIDVFLNSSILRSWKDSIIVLQTTKSLLPWSEELKLASHCLDSIASKVAIDVSQVEWSYTYNRKKLPSENGNDSQWNGVRKPQTVPKDWWVEDLCELQIDLYKQVVETIKAKGRTSADVIGESLRAYVMRRFPGLSKGIIQGGDINKSRSLIEAIIGLLPVNDSCVPCSFLLKLFQASILLDCGETEKKVLMKHIGRQLEEAAVSDLLIRAPPGEPTIYNVDVMNNLVEEFLVQEFPDSPEEIECEEIKVPRFISSSSKMKVAKLVDGYLAEVARDPSLPLSSFVDLADKVSGFARPNHDGLYRAIDMYLKEHPDISKSDRKRICRLMDCKKLSADACTHAVQNERLPMRVVVQVLFFEQMRAASSGGGSTPEIPGSIKTSLPGGSHGSSRSTTTNTEEDWDSIPTAEELKALKGELATLRLRDEGNVNGVKDTEKLTSNRLKGTLMSKRIFSKLWSNKDRQSDLSSSETSESPTSTQETKSTTSRSRRHSLS, translated from the exons ATGAAGTTTATGAAGCTTGGATCTAAGCCTGATTTATTTCAGACTGAAGGAGATAATATTAG GTATGTAGCAAGTGAACTCGCAACAGATGTGGTTGTGAATGTTGGAGACATCAAGTTTTATCTGCATAAG TTCCCACTTTTGTCCAAGAGTGCCAAACTGCAGCAGTTGGTTTCCATGGCAAGTGATGAAATTAGTGATGAAATCATGATTCATGATATCCCTGGTGGACCTGCCGCATTTGAAGTGTGTGCAAAGTTCTGTTATGGTATGACTGTCACCCTCAATCCATACAATGTAGTTGCAGCGCGGTGTGCAGCAGAGTACCTGGGAATGTATGAGACTCTTGAGAAAGGGAATCTAGTTTACAAGATAGATGTTTTTCTTAACTCCAGCATTTTGAGAAGCTGGAAAGATTCAATTATCGTTCTTCAAACAACAAAGTCTCTTCTTCCATGGTCTGAGGAGCTGAAGCTAGCCAGTCACTGTCTAGACTCCATAGCTTCCAAAGTTGCCATTGATGTTTCCCAGGTGGAGTGGTCATACACTTACAATCGTAAAAAGCTACCATCTGAGAATGGAAATGATTCACAATGGAATGGTGTAAGAAAACCTCAGACAGTGCCCAAAGATTGGTGGGTAGAGGATCTTTGTGAGCTCCAAATTGATTTATACAAGCAGGTTGTAGAAACTATAAAAGCTAAAGGAAGAACTTCTGCTGATGTTATAGGAGAATCCTTGAGAGCATATGTTATGAGGAGGTTTCCAGGTTTAAGCAAGGGTATTATACAGGGAGGTGATATCAATAAAAGTCGGTCTCTAATTGAGGCCATCATAGGTCTGCTTCCCGTGAACGACAGCTGTGTGCCCTGCAGTTTCTTACTTAAATTGTTTCAGGCATCTATTCTGTTGGATTGTGGGGAAACAGAAAAAAAAGTGCTCATGAAACACATAGGTAGGCAGTTGGAAGAGGCAGCAGTTTCTGATCTTCTTATTCGAGCTCCACCAGGAGAACCAACAATATACAACGTAGATGTGATGAATAACCTAGTGGAAGAGTTTCTGGTACAAGAGTTTCCTGATTCTCCTGAAGAAATTGAGTGCGAGGAAATTAAAGTTCCTCGGTTCATATCTAGTTCATCCAAGATGAAGGTAGCCAAGCTGGTAGATGGATACCTTGCTGAAGTCGCTAGAGATCCAAGTCTACCTCTATCCAGTTTTGTTGATCTAGCAGATAAGGTGTCAGGTTTTGCAAGACCAAACCATGATGGCCTTTATCGTGCCATCGATATGTATCTGAAG GAACACCCTGACATTAGCAAGAGTGATCGGAAAAGAATTTGCAGGCTGATGGACTGCAAAAAATTATCAGCAGATGCGTGTACGCATGCAGTGCAGAACGAGCGACTCCCTATGCGTGTGGTGGTGCAGGTCCTCTTCTTTGAGCAAATGAGGGCTGCATCATCTGGTGGTGGAAGCACACCTGAGATACCTGGGTCTATTAAGACATCACTCCCAGGCGGTTCACATGGAAGCTCAAGGTCAACCACAACCAACACAGAGGAAGACTGGGATTCTATTCCCACTGCTGAAGAGCTCAAAGCTTTAAAAGGTGAGCTTGCTACTTTAAGGTTGAGGGATGAGGGTAATGTGAATGGAGTAAAAGATACTGAAAAACTCACAAGCAATAGGCTGAAAGGGACGCTCATGTCGAAAAggatattttcaaaactttGGTCAAACAAAGACAGACAAAGTGACCTCAGTAGCTCTGAAACCTCAGAGAGCCCTACTTCGACGCAAGAAACAAAGTCTACAACTTCAAGAAGTCGAAGACACTCTTTGTCGTAG